CGTCAACGCACCGCCACAGCGCGAAGCCTGACATCCGCACGCCGCCCGGCGGCATCGTCGTCGTCGGACTTCGCACGCTCCAGCGCGCGCTCGGCACGCTGGGCGTCGATCTCGTCCGCCAGCTCGGCGATCTCCGCGAGCAGCGAGAGCTTGTTGTCGGCGAACGACAGGAAACCGCCGTGCACAGCGGCGACGACCGTTCCGCCGTCGGTCGTACGGATGGTCACGGGGCCCGACTCCAGCACACCGAGCAGCGGCTGGTGACCGGGCATGACGCCGATGTCGCCGGAGGTGGTGCGCGCGACGACCAGGGTGGCCTCGCCGGACCAGACACTGCGGTCCGCGGCGACCAGCTCGACGTGCAGCTCAGCAGCCAAGGGTGGCTCCTCGGGTCACCACCCGGCTTGGTAGCCGGGTGTCGGTCTAGATTCTATGGGGTTCACGATCGGCGGTTCGGCGGGGGGCGGTACGAGGCCGCCCCCCACCGTCGAGTCCCGGGGGACTCAGGAGATGCCGAGCTCCTTGGCCTTCGCCTTCAGGTCGTCGATACCACCGCACATGAAGAACGCCTGCTCGGGGAAGTGGTCGTAGTCCCCGTCGCAGATCGCGTTGAACGCGGAGATCGACTCGTCGAGCGGTACGTCGGAGCCGTCCAGGCCGGTGAACTGCTTGGCGGCGTGGGTGTTCTGCGACAGGAAGCGCTCGACACGACGGGCGCGGTGGACGACGAGCTTGTCCTCCTCGCCCAGCTCGTCGATACCGAGGATCGCGATGATGTCCTGGAGGTCCTTGTTCTTCTGCAGGATTCCCTTGACGCGGCTGGCCGCGTCGTAGTGCGCCTGCGAGATGTAACGCGGGTCCAGGATGCGGGACGTCGAGTCCAGCGGGTCGACCGCCGGGTAGATGCCCTTCTCCGAGATCGGACGCGACAGCACGGTCGTCGCGTCGAGGTGCGCGAAGGTCGTGGCCGGGGCCGGGTCGGTCAGGTCGTCCGCCGGCACGTAGATCGCCTGCATCGAGGTGATCGAGTGACCACGGGTCGAGGTGATGCGCTCCTGGAGCACACCCATCTCGTCCGCCAGGGTCGGCTGGTAACCCACCGCTGACGGCATACGGCCGAGCAGCGTGGAGACCTCGGAACCGGCCTGGGTGAAGCGGAAGATGTTGTCGATGAAGAGCAGCACGTCCTGCTTCTGCACATCGCGGAAGTACTCCGCCATGGTCAGGGCGGACAGGGCGACCCGCAGACGGGTGCCCGGCGGCTCGTCCATCTGGCCGAAGACCAGGGCGGTCTTGTCCAGGACGCCCGACTCGGTCATCTCGTCGATGAGGTCGTTGCCCTCACGGGTGCGCTCACCGACACCGGCGAACACCGAAACACCTTCGTGCAGCTTCGCCACACGCATGATCATTTCCTGGATGAGGACCGTCTTGCCGACGCCCGCTCCACCGAAGAGACCGATCTTGCCGCCCTTGACGTACGGGGTCAGCAGGTCGACGACCTTCAGGCCGGTCTCGAACATCTCGGTCTTCGACTCAAGCTGGTCGAAGGCCGGGGCCTTGCGGTGGATCGGCCAGCGCTCGGTGATCTGAGCCTCGCCGTCCGGGTCGTTCAGGATCTGGCCGAGGGTGTTGAACACCTTGCCCTTGGTCACGTCACCGACGGGCACCGTGATGCCGGAGCCGGTGTCCGTCACCACGGCCTGGCGGATCAGACCGTCGGTCGGCTGCATCGAGATGGCGCGTACGACTCCGTCACCCAGGTGCTGGGCGACTTCGAGCGTCAGCGTCTTCTGCTTGCCGTCCTCGGCCGGGTCGGCCACCTCGACGTGCAGTGCGTTGTAGATCTCCGGCATCGCGTCGACGGGGAACTCCACGTCGACGACCGGGCCGATGACCCGGGCGACGCGGCCCGTGGCCGTGCTTCCCGGGGTGGCCGCCTCAACTGTGGTCGTCATTACTTTTCACTCCCCGCGGTCGCGTCGGCCAGGGCGCTGGAGCCACCGACGATCTCGCTGATTTCCTGGGTGATTTCGGCCTGGCGGGCCGCGTTGGCAAGCCGGGAGAGGCTCTTGATGAGATCCCCGGCGTTGTCGGTCGCCGACTTCATCGCGCGGCGGGTGGCCGCGTGCTTGGAGGCGGCGGCCTGGAGCAGCGCGTTGTAGATACGGCTCTCGACGTAGCGCGGCAGCAGGGCGTCGAGGACGTCCTCCGCCGACGGCTCGAAGTCGAACAGCGGAAGGATCTCGTCCTTCTTCGCCGCCCCCGCCTCACCGTCCACGTCTTCCGCCGTGTCGTCGAGGGAGAGGGGCAGCAGCCGGCTCTCCACCGGCGTCTGCGTCAGCATCGAGATGAACTCGGTGAAGACGATGTGGAGTTCGTCCACGCCGCCGTCCGCCGTGTCCCGCTGGACCGCCTCGATCAGCGGTCCGGCGACGTCCTTCGCGTCCGCGTAGGTCGGACTGTCGGTGAAGCCGGTCCACGAGTCCGTGATCGTGCGCTCACGGAAGCCGTAGTAGGCGACACCCTTGCGGCCGACGATGTACGTGTCGACCTCCTTGCCCTCACTCCTGAGCCGCTCGGTGAGCCGCTCCGCCGCCTTGATGGCGTTGGAGGAGTAGCCGCCCGCCAGTCCGCGGTCACTCGTGATGAGCAGGACCGCGGCCCGTACCGGCGCCTCGACCTCCGTGGTCAGAGGGTGCTTGGTGTTGGATCCGGTCGCCACCGCCGTGACCGCGCGGGTGAGCTCGGTCGCGTACGGTGTCGAGGCCGTCACCCGGCGCTGCGCCTTGACGATCCGCGAGGCGGCGATCATCTCCATCGCCTTGGTGATCTTCTTGGTCGCGGTGACGGATTTGATGCGACGCTTGTAGACCCGGAGCTGGGCTCCCATGAGTCAGGTCCCTTCCGTCGTCACTTGGAGACGCTGACGCCGGCCGGGGCGTCGTCGCCCAGAAGCTTGCCGTCCGAGGTCTCGAACTGCTTCTTGAAGGCGGCGATGGCGTCACCGATGGACTCGACCGTGTCGTCCGACATCTTGCCGCCCTCGGCGATGCTGGTCAGCAGCTCCTTGCGCTCGCGGCGCAGGTGCTCCAGCAGCTCGCTCTCGAAGCGGCTGATGTCCTCGACCGGGACGTCGTCCATCCTTCCGGTGGTGCCGGCGAAGATGGAGACGACCTGCTCCTCGACGGGGTACGGCGCGTACTGCGGCTGCTTCAGCAGCTCGACCATGCGCTGACCACGCTGGAGCGACGCCTTCGACGCGGCGTCCAGGTCGGAACCGAAGGCGGCGAACGCCTCCAGCTCGCGGTACTGGGCGAGGTCCACGCGCAGTCGTCCCGACACCTGGCGCATGGCCCGGTGCTGGGCGGAACCGCCTACTCGGGAGACCGAGATACCGACGTTCAGCGCGGGCCGCTGGCCGGCGTTGAACAGGTCGGACTCCAGGAAGCACTGGCCGTCGGTGATGGAGATGACGTTGGTCGGGATGAACGCCGACACGTCGTTCGCCTTGGTCTCGACGATGGGCAGACCCGTCATCGAACCGGCGCCCATGTCGTCGGAGAGCTTGGCGCAGCGCTCCAGCAGACGCGAGTGCAGGTAGAAGACGTCGCCCGGGTAGGCCTCGCGGCCCGGCGGACGGCGCAGCAGCAGCGAGACGGCGCGGTAGGCGTCGGCCTGCTTCGACAGGTCGTCGAAGATGATCAGGACGTGCTTGCCCTGGTACATCCAGTGCTGGCCGATGGCCGAACCGGTGTACGGGGCAAGGTACTTGAAGCCCGCCGGGTCGGACGCCGGGGCGGCGACGATCGTCGTGTACTCCAGGGCGCCGGCCTCCTCCAGGGCACCGCGTACGGACGCGATGGTGGAGCCCTTCTGGCCGATGGCGACGTAGATGCAGCGAACCTGCTTGTTCACGTCGCCCGAGCGCCAGTTGTCGCGCTGGTTGATGATGGTGTCGACGGCCAGGGCGGTCTTGCCGGTCTGGCGGTCGCCGATGATCAGCTGACGCTGGCCACGGCCGATCGGCACCATCGAGTCGACGGCCTTGTAGCCGGTCTGCATCGGCTCGTGCACCGACTTACGGACCATGACGCCCGGAGCCTGGAGCTCCAGGGCGCGGCGGCCGTCGGTCGCGATCTCGCCGAGGCCGTCGATCGGGGCACCGAGCGGGTCGACGACACGGCCGAGGTAGCCCTCGCCGACGCCGACGGAGAGCACCTCGCCGGTACGGGTGACCGGCTGCCCCTCCTCGATACCGCTGAACTCACCGAGGATGACCGCGCCGATCTCGCGCTCCTCCAGGTTCAGGGCGAGACCGAGGGTCCCGTCCTCGAACTTCAGCAGTTCGTTCGCCATGGCCGAGGGCAGACCCTCGACCTTCGCGATGCCGTCACCGGCAACGCTGACCGTCCCGACCTCCTCGCGCGAGGCCGCGTCCGGCTTGTACGACTGGACAAAGTTCTCCAGCGCATCCCGGATCTCCTCCGGCCGGATCGTGAGCTCCGCCATCTGGATTCCCTGCTCTCCTTGTTGGGCCCGAAGTTCTATGGGGGTCTGGGGGCGACCCCCAGAAATCTTCTGCAATTTCTGCACGGCCCAACCGGGCCGCAGTTCTTGGTCTCGGTATGTATCTGTAATCGGGTATCGGGTACCGGCCGTCGGCCCTCAGCCGGCGAGCCGCCGTTCCGCCTCTTCGAGACGCTCGGCGACCGTGCCGTTGACGACCTCTTCGCCGACGCGGACCGAGACTCCGCCGAGGACCTCGGGGTCCACGTCGAGGTTCAGATGCATCGGGTGACCGTACAGCCTGGCCAGGGCCGCGCCGAGGCGCTGCTTCTGGCCGTCGGTGAGGGGCACCGCCGTCGTGACGACCGCCACCAACCGGTCCCGGCGCGCCGCGGCGAGCCGGGACAGTGTCTGAAGACCCGCTTCCAGGCTACGTCCACGGGGCTGGGTGACGAGGCGCGTGACCAAGCGCTCGGTGCTCGGGTTGGCCCGGCCGCCGAGCAGCGTGGTCAGCAGCCCCGTCTTCGCGGGTACCGTCGCCGCCTGGTCGGTCAGCGCGGCCCGCAGCGCGGTGCTGGACTCGATGATCCGGCCGAACCGGAACAGCTCGTCCTCCACCTCGTCGAGCCCGCCGGCCCGCTGCGCGGCGGTGAGCTCGGCGACGGCCGCCAGCTCCTCCACCGAGTCGACCAGGTCACGCGGCTGCGACCAGCGGGCCCGGACCATGCCGGCGACCAGGTCGGCGCTCTCGCCGCCGACCTGTCCGCGGAGCAGTCCGCCGACCAGGTCCGCCTTGGAGTCGCCGGACCGCGCGGGGTCGGTCAGGACCCGGCGCAGCGACACCTCGCGGTGGAGCAGCGCGGTGACGGCGGTGAGCTCATCGGCGAGCTTCGACGCGTCGACCGACGTGCTGTCGGTCAGCGCGTCGAGACGCTCGCGTGCGGCGGCCAGCGCCGCGCGGCTCGCCCCGTGCGCAGTCATCGGGCCGCCTCCGCCGTCGACGCGCCGTCCTCGAGTTCGTCGAGGAAGCGGTCGATGGTGCGGCTCTGCCGGGCACTGTCCTCAAGGGACTCACCCACGAGCTTGCCGGCGAGGTCCGTGGCGAGCTTGCCGACGTCACGGCGCAGCGCCGAGGCGGCGGCCTTGCGGTCGGCCTCGATCTGGGTGTGGCCCGCGGCGACGATCTCCTCGCGCTGCCGCTGCCCCTCCGCCTTCATCTCCTGGATGATGGCGGCACCCTGCTCGGTGGCCTCCTGACGGAGCCGGGCCGCCTCGTGACGCGCCTCGGCGAGCTGGGCCTTGTACTGCTCCAGGACGCTCTGCGCCTCGGTCTTGGCGGCTTCCGCCTTCTCCATGCCGCCTTCGATGGCCTCACGGCGCTCGTCCAGAACCTTGTTGATGCTCGGGAGGAGCTTCTTGGCCAGGAAGCCGAAGACGATGACAAAAGCGAGCAGGCCGATGACGAGCTCGGGAATCGGCGGAATGAGAGGGTTCTGCTCCTCCTCGGCCGCGAGCTGAACCAACAGAGGGTTCACATCAGTGCCTTTCGTCTAGTGGTGCTGATCGGATCGAGAAGATCACACGCCATAGACGAACGGCATGACCAGACCGATAAGGGCGAGCGCCTCACAGAAGGCGAAACCGAGGATCTGGTTGGCGCGGATCAGGCCGGCGGCCTCGGGCTGACGGGCGAGGGCCTGGGTGCCGTTACCGAAGATGATGCCGACGCCGACGCCGGGACCGATGGCGGCAAGACCGTAGCCGATGGAGCCGAGCGAACCGGAGACGGCGGCAAGGTTCTGGGACATGCCAGTTCTTCCTTCTCTTTCACGGACCGATGGGGGTTGGCCACCGGACGACTGAGGGCTGGGGGCGGGGACTCAGTGGTGCTCGGCGAGCGCGCCCTGGATGTAGGTGCAGGTGAGCAGCACGAAGACGTACGCCTGAAGGGCCTGGATGAACAGCTCGAAGGCCGTCATCACGAGCACCATCACGAACGAGACACCGGCGTAGGCGATCCCGATCCCGTTGAGCAGATACCAGCTCGCGATGGTGAAGAGCAGCAGCAGGGTGTGGCCCGCGAACATGTTCGCGAAGAGTCGCACCGCGTGCGTGAACGGGCGGACCAGCAGGTTCGAGAAGAACTCGATCGTCATGGCCAGCGGAAGCACCGGGCCGAGCGACTTGTCGTAGCCGGTGAAGTTCTTGAACGCGCCCACGAAGCCGTGCCGTTTGAAGGTCAGCGAGACCCAGAGCACATAGACGATGAGTGCGAGGACGATCGGGTAGGCGATGATCGACGTGACGGGGAACTGGGCGACCGGAATGATCGACCAGAGGTTCATCATCCAGACGAAGAAGAAGATCGAGACGACGAGGGGGACGTACTTCTCGCCCTCCCGCTTGCCCATCGTCTCGTAGACGATTCCGCGCCGGATGAAGTCGTAGCCCGCCTCGGCGACCAGCTGGAGCTTGCCCGGGACAACCTTCGGGTTACGGAAAGCCGCCCAGAAGAAGGCGACGATGATGATCGAGCCGAGAAGCGCCAGCAGCATCGTCTTGTTGAAGTACAAGTTGCTGTCCCCGTCGCCGAACAGCGGCTTGAACAGGAACGAATGCAGGCCGGGGGCCGGGAAGCCACAGCCCTCGAAGATGTGGCAGTCGGTCTCGAAGGCGAGCACCTGCGTCGGGTCAGCACTCACCGCGGGCTCCTTCAACATGGCGCATAGGTACGGCAACCTCGTTGTGTCGGCGCGGCGGGAAGCCGCGGTTCGGCACTGGACTGGTGTTTCGGATGTGGGAACGGCGACCGGGCTGCTCCGAGCCTCGCGTCGTAAGAGCAGGCGTCAGCTGGGGAGCCCGCGCCCTCGATGCCGCAGTTGGAACCGGACGATAGCAGGATCTCGAACTCGCGCTTATCCCGCCCCTACCTCTCACGCCGACGTACCCGTCTTCTCCGGCTCGACGTAAAGAATCTTCGCCTTCATATGGGCACGGGCCTGGGCCGCGATCCAGGCGAGCGTCGCGATCACCAGCGTCAGCGCGAACGCCCTGGGGTTGAACAGGGTGGTGTCCTTGAAGACGGCCATGAAGACGAAGAGCGCCAGCACTTGGGTCGTGTAGAGCAGCAGGCCCATCCCCTGGAAGAGATGCGGCAGCGTCCTGGCCGTGCGCTGGAGCACGATGAGACCGATACCCATGAAGACGGTCACCACCACCGTGGCGACACCGGCACCCAGCGCCCCCTTCCCGCCCGCGACCACACCGCTGACCACCGTGGCGACAACGCCGACGGCGGCGGTGGGTACGGCGGCCTGGAGGAGGGTCCGGACGTCGTTGGAGGGCATGGCGGCAGCTCCGCTTGCTGGGTGGGGCAGATGGTGTCGTCATGGACGAGCGTAGGCCCGGTCCGAGAGTTGGATTCTCGGGCCAACGGACCGTCGCACTACGGTCCTTCGGCTCTGGCGCCGGGTCTCGTGAACGGTATCACAAACTATTTGATGAGGTCTTTACCATGAAGGTGTGCTCACCGTCACACATGAGGGCGAATCTGCCCGTGTGAGTCGGACAACACGCCGTCTTGTCTGGTAATGAGGCCCGTTGAGGTAATTCTCAGTACGCGGAATCCGCCCTGCGCCGGTCGGAGAACCGAGATCGCGGCCCGATCGCTGTCGCCCCGTTGACGCCCGCCGGGACCGGAGCGGGCTCGCCCGCCGGGACCCCGTCGGCCGGCGGTACGTCGCCCGTGGGCCGGGAATCGTGAGGCACCTGTGATCCGGCGGCCGGCCGGCCCTCCCGCGGCCCGGACTCCTCGGGGGCGTCCTCCGCGGCTTCCCCGGCCTCCGCCAACTCCCCCTGGGCGATCGGCTTACGGCGCCGGTAGCGGGGCGGCACGACGGCCTCCGCCCAGCGCGGGGCGCGCGGGGTGAAGCGGGGCAGCAGCAGGAGCAGCAGCCCCAGGGCGCTCAGCGCGACGACCGCCAGCACGATCCACATCGTGGACATGGTGGACGAGGAGTGGACCGAGTACAGGACCACGCCGAAGGCGATCAGCGCCGACCAGAAGTACATGATCAGTACGGCCCTGCTGTGCGAGTGCCCGATCTCCAGCAGCCGGTGGTGGAGATGCCCGCGGTCGGCGGCGAACGGCGACTGGCCGTTCCAGGTGCGGCGCACGATCGCGAGGACGAGGTCGGCGACCGGGATCGCGATGATCGTCAGCGGCAGCAGCAGCGGGATGAAGACCGGCAGCGCGGCGTGGGTCGCCTCGCGGGTCGAGCCGTCCGCGTAGATCTTCAGGGCGTCCGGATCGACCTGGCCCGTCACGGAGATGGCGCCCGTCGCGAGCACCAGACCGATCAGCATCGAACCCGAGTCACCCATGAAGATCCGGGCCGGATGCATGTTGTGCGGCAGGAAGCCGATGCCCATGCCCATCAGGATCGCGGCGAAGAGGGTGGCGGGGGCCGCGGCCTCGATGCCGTACCCGTACCAGATCCGGTACGCGTACAGGAAGAACGCCGCCGCCGCGATGCAGACCATGCCGGAGGCCAGACCGTCGAGTCCGTCGACGAAGTTGACCGCGTTGATCGTGATCACGACGAGGGCGACGGTGAGGAGCGTGCCCTGCCAGGACGTCAGCGCTACGGTCCCGACACCCGGCACCGGGATCCACAGGATCGTCAGACCCTGCATCACCATCACGCCCGCGGCGATCATCTGGCCGCCGAGCTTGATGAGGGCGTCGATCTCGAACTTGTCGTCCAGGACGCCGATCAGCCAGATCAGCGCGGCGCCGGAGAGCAGCGCGCGCGGCTCGTTCGACCGCTCGAAGACCCCGCTGAGATTCTCCAGGTTGCTGGCGACCAGCAGTCCGGCGCACAGGCCGAAGAACATGGCGATTCCGCCGAGACGCGGTGTCGGTTCGCGGTGCACGTCGCGCGCGCGGATCGCGGGCATCGCACCGATCGCGATGGCGAACTTCCGCACCGGACCGGTCAGCAGATAAGTCACCGCGGCCGTCACGCAGAGCGTCAGCAGATAATCACGCACAGGCTGCCCCACAGGAATCGCCGGCCATCCGAGGCACACACACTAACTCGCGACAGGAGGACCGTTGGAATGCGTGTAGCCACATGAGGAAGGACATACACGGCGGCTCGTCGGTTGCACAAATTCGTCTCACCATATCCCCCGCCGAATTTCTCACGGTACGTCGCCCCTGTTCAACGGTGCGCGAGCGGCACGGGATCAGTGCGGAATCAGTGCGGGGTCGGCACGCCCGTGAGTGCCGTCACCACCGGATCGAGAGCCTGGTGGATCTCGTCGCCGATGGAGCGGAAGAAGGTGATGGGGGCCCCGTACGGGTCGTAGACCTCGTCCGCCTCCGCGTTCGGGGCCAGGAGCCACCCGCGCAGAGCCGCGGCGGCACGCACCAGCGCACGGGCCCGCTCGACCACGCCCTCGTCGAGGGGGTCGGGCAGCGTCGCCGGGTCTATGGCCCGTACGAGACGCGTGAACTCCTTCAGCGTGAAGGTTCGCAGCCCCGCCGAGTGCCCCATCGAGATGACCTGCGCCCGGTGGTCACGTGTCGCCGTGAGCACCAGGTCCGCGCGGATCACGTGCTCGTCCAGCAGCTCACGCCCGACGAAGCCGGACGGGTCCGCGCCGAAGTCC
The nucleotide sequence above comes from Streptomyces sp. NBC_01716. Encoded proteins:
- a CDS encoding F0F1 ATP synthase subunit epsilon, giving the protein MAAELHVELVAADRSVWSGEATLVVARTTSGDIGVMPGHQPLLGVLESGPVTIRTTDGGTVVAAVHGGFLSFADNKLSLLAEIAELADEIDAQRAERALERAKSDDDDAAGRRADVRLRAVAVR
- the atpD gene encoding F0F1 ATP synthase subunit beta codes for the protein MTTTVEAATPGSTATGRVARVIGPVVDVEFPVDAMPEIYNALHVEVADPAEDGKQKTLTLEVAQHLGDGVVRAISMQPTDGLIRQAVVTDTGSGITVPVGDVTKGKVFNTLGQILNDPDGEAQITERWPIHRKAPAFDQLESKTEMFETGLKVVDLLTPYVKGGKIGLFGGAGVGKTVLIQEMIMRVAKLHEGVSVFAGVGERTREGNDLIDEMTESGVLDKTALVFGQMDEPPGTRLRVALSALTMAEYFRDVQKQDVLLFIDNIFRFTQAGSEVSTLLGRMPSAVGYQPTLADEMGVLQERITSTRGHSITSMQAIYVPADDLTDPAPATTFAHLDATTVLSRPISEKGIYPAVDPLDSTSRILDPRYISQAHYDAASRVKGILQKNKDLQDIIAILGIDELGEEDKLVVHRARRVERFLSQNTHAAKQFTGLDGSDVPLDESISAFNAICDGDYDHFPEQAFFMCGGIDDLKAKAKELGIS
- a CDS encoding F0F1 ATP synthase subunit gamma, coding for MGAQLRVYKRRIKSVTATKKITKAMEMIAASRIVKAQRRVTASTPYATELTRAVTAVATGSNTKHPLTTEVEAPVRAAVLLITSDRGLAGGYSSNAIKAAERLTERLRSEGKEVDTYIVGRKGVAYYGFRERTITDSWTGFTDSPTYADAKDVAGPLIEAVQRDTADGGVDELHIVFTEFISMLTQTPVESRLLPLSLDDTAEDVDGEAGAAKKDEILPLFDFEPSAEDVLDALLPRYVESRIYNALLQAAASKHAATRRAMKSATDNAGDLIKSLSRLANAARQAEITQEISEIVGGSSALADATAGSEK
- the atpA gene encoding F0F1 ATP synthase subunit alpha; amino-acid sequence: MAELTIRPEEIRDALENFVQSYKPDAASREEVGTVSVAGDGIAKVEGLPSAMANELLKFEDGTLGLALNLEEREIGAVILGEFSGIEEGQPVTRTGEVLSVGVGEGYLGRVVDPLGAPIDGLGEIATDGRRALELQAPGVMVRKSVHEPMQTGYKAVDSMVPIGRGQRQLIIGDRQTGKTALAVDTIINQRDNWRSGDVNKQVRCIYVAIGQKGSTIASVRGALEEAGALEYTTIVAAPASDPAGFKYLAPYTGSAIGQHWMYQGKHVLIIFDDLSKQADAYRAVSLLLRRPPGREAYPGDVFYLHSRLLERCAKLSDDMGAGSMTGLPIVETKANDVSAFIPTNVISITDGQCFLESDLFNAGQRPALNVGISVSRVGGSAQHRAMRQVSGRLRVDLAQYRELEAFAAFGSDLDAASKASLQRGQRMVELLKQPQYAPYPVEEQVVSIFAGTTGRMDDVPVEDISRFESELLEHLRRERKELLTSIAEGGKMSDDTVESIGDAIAAFKKQFETSDGKLLGDDAPAGVSVSK
- a CDS encoding F0F1 ATP synthase subunit delta, with protein sequence MTAHGASRAALAAARERLDALTDSTSVDASKLADELTAVTALLHREVSLRRVLTDPARSGDSKADLVGGLLRGQVGGESADLVAGMVRARWSQPRDLVDSVEELAAVAELTAAQRAGGLDEVEDELFRFGRIIESSTALRAALTDQAATVPAKTGLLTTLLGGRANPSTERLVTRLVTQPRGRSLEAGLQTLSRLAAARRDRLVAVVTTAVPLTDGQKQRLGAALARLYGHPMHLNLDVDPEVLGGVSVRVGEEVVNGTVAERLEEAERRLAG
- a CDS encoding F0F1 ATP synthase subunit B, whose amino-acid sequence is MNPLLVQLAAEEEQNPLIPPIPELVIGLLAFVIVFGFLAKKLLPSINKVLDERREAIEGGMEKAEAAKTEAQSVLEQYKAQLAEARHEAARLRQEATEQGAAIIQEMKAEGQRQREEIVAAGHTQIEADRKAAASALRRDVGKLATDLAGKLVGESLEDSARQSRTIDRFLDELEDGASTAEAAR
- the atpE gene encoding ATP synthase F0 subunit C; translation: MSQNLAAVSGSLGSIGYGLAAIGPGVGVGIIFGNGTQALARQPEAAGLIRANQILGFAFCEALALIGLVMPFVYGV
- the atpB gene encoding F0F1 ATP synthase subunit A, encoding MSADPTQVLAFETDCHIFEGCGFPAPGLHSFLFKPLFGDGDSNLYFNKTMLLALLGSIIIVAFFWAAFRNPKVVPGKLQLVAEAGYDFIRRGIVYETMGKREGEKYVPLVVSIFFFVWMMNLWSIIPVAQFPVTSIIAYPIVLALIVYVLWVSLTFKRHGFVGAFKNFTGYDKSLGPVLPLAMTIEFFSNLLVRPFTHAVRLFANMFAGHTLLLLFTIASWYLLNGIGIAYAGVSFVMVLVMTAFELFIQALQAYVFVLLTCTYIQGALAEHH
- a CDS encoding MraY family glycosyltransferase, with translation MRDYLLTLCVTAAVTYLLTGPVRKFAIAIGAMPAIRARDVHREPTPRLGGIAMFFGLCAGLLVASNLENLSGVFERSNEPRALLSGAALIWLIGVLDDKFEIDALIKLGGQMIAAGVMVMQGLTILWIPVPGVGTVALTSWQGTLLTVALVVITINAVNFVDGLDGLASGMVCIAAAAFFLYAYRIWYGYGIEAAAPATLFAAILMGMGIGFLPHNMHPARIFMGDSGSMLIGLVLATGAISVTGQVDPDALKIYADGSTREATHAALPVFIPLLLPLTIIAIPVADLVLAIVRRTWNGQSPFAADRGHLHHRLLEIGHSHSRAVLIMYFWSALIAFGVVLYSVHSSSTMSTMWIVLAVVALSALGLLLLLLPRFTPRAPRWAEAVVPPRYRRRKPIAQGELAEAGEAAEDAPEESGPREGRPAAGSQVPHDSRPTGDVPPADGVPAGEPAPVPAGVNGATAIGPRSRFSDRRRADSAY
- a CDS encoding arsenate reductase/protein-tyrosine-phosphatase family protein; this encodes MTAPEGRGIAGLPDTFRILHVSTGNVCRSPITERLNRHALSDRLGERLTGGLIVESAGTWGHEGASMEANAEAVLADFGADPSGFVGRELLDEHVIRADLVLTATRDHRAQVISMGHSAGLRTFTLKEFTRLVRAIDPATLPDPLDEGVVERARALVRAAAALRGWLLAPNAEADEVYDPYGAPITFFRSIGDEIHQALDPVVTALTGVPTPH